A genomic window from Astatotilapia calliptera chromosome 12, fAstCal1.2, whole genome shotgun sequence includes:
- the LOC113034087 gene encoding creatine kinase U-type, mitochondrial-like, producing MASSFTRVISGRNTAVMLAMGAGTLTSGYLLSDNMEAAERRRLYPPSADFPDLRKHNNCMASALTPGIYARLSDKTTPNNWTLDQCIQTGVDNPGHPFIKTVGMVAGDEETYEVFAELFDPVIKDRHNGYDPRTMKHPTDLDASKITSGFFDERYVLSSRVRTGRSIRGLSLPPACTRSERREVERVVVTALAGLKGDLSGRYYSLGDMTEREQQQLIDEHFLFDKPVSPLLTAAGMARDWPDARGIWHNNEKNFLIWINEEDHTRVISMEKGGNMKRVFERFCRGLKQVEHLIQERGWEFMWNERLGYILTCPSNLGTGLRAGVHIRLPLLSKDARFKKILDNLRLQKRGTGGVDTAATGDTFDISNLDRLGKSEVELVQLVIDGVNYLIECEKRLERGQDIKIPSPVPQFRK from the exons ATGGCAAGCTCTTTCACCCGTGTGATTTCTGGCCGTAACACGGCAGTGATGTTGGCCATGGGAGCTGGCACGCTGACATCCGGATACCTACTCAGTGACAACATGGAAGCTGCTGAGAGGAGAAGGCTCTATCCACCCAG TGCTGATTTCCCTGACCTGAGGAAACACAACAACTGCATGGCCTCGGCCTTGACCCCAGGGATCTATGCACGTCTGAGTGATAAGACAACACCCAACAACTGGACCCTGGACCAGTGCATCCAGACTGGAGTGGACAACCCTGGACACCCCTTTATTAAGACTGTGGGAATGGTGGCTGGGGATGAGGAGACCTATGAG gTGTTTGCTGAGCTTTTTGACCCTGTTATTAAGGATAGACACAATGGCTATGACCCTCGTACAATGAAGCACCCGACTGACCTGGACGCTTCCAAG ATCACCTCAGGATTTTTTGATGAGCGCTACGTGTTGTCATCTCGTGTTCGTACCGGTCGCAGCATCCGTGGACTGAGCCTCCCCCCTGCATGCACGCGCTCCGAGCGCCGTGAAGTGGAGCGTGTGGTTGTGACCGCTCTGGCTGGCCTGAAGGGAGACCTTTCTGGTCGATACTACAGCTTGGGAGATATGACTGAAAGAGAGCAGCAACAGCTTATTGAT GAGCACTTCCTGTTTGATAAGCCTGTGTCACCTCTGCTCACGGCAGCTGGGATGGCCAGAGATTGGCCTGATGCTCGTGGGATCTG GCACAACAATGAGAAGAACTTCTTGATCTGGATCAATGAAGAGGATCACACAAGGGTCATATCCATGGAGAAGGGAGGAAACATGAAAAGAGTGTTTGAAAGATTCTGCAGAGGGCTGAAGCAG GTTGAGCATCTAATTCAGGAGAGAGGATGGGAGTTCATGTGGAATGAGCGTCTGGGCTATATCCTCACCTGCCCCTCAAATCTTGGCACGGGACTCCGGGCTGGTGTGCATATTCGTCTGCCCCTCCTCAGTAAG GATGCTCGCTTCAAAAAGATCCTGGATAATCTGAGACTACAGAAGAGAGGCACGGGAGGTGTTGACACAGCCGCTACCGGAGATACCTTTGACATCTCTAACCTTGACCGTCTGGGCAAGTCAGAG GTTGAGCTGGTGCAGTTAGTGATTGATGGTGTTAACTACCTTATTGAATGTGAGAAGAGGCTGGAGAGGGGGCAGGACATCAAGATCCCATCCCCGGTTCCTCAGTTCAGGAAGTAA